The Lacrimispora xylanolytica genome has a segment encoding these proteins:
- a CDS encoding penicillin-binding transpeptidase domain-containing protein, giving the protein MFRDLLDIVSEFLKKAVSSRLFVLGIICFAMYAGLINKLFHMQIINGEKALNEYFQITEQTITTAGTRGNIYDRNGKVLAYNKLAYSVTVQDNGAYKTAAARNNMYLNLVRILQKHKETIQSKFEVAIDSNGDMVYTSSSETSRKRFLRDYYGLKSVDELDDEKGKYPSNLSARELFDWACKENSLKDFKDSKGNIITLTDQEALDIINIKYALRLMSYRKYEATTVASQVSDETVADILEHLRDLQGVSVEETTIRAYNYSIPFAPIIGYTGKVPEDQLEDLQKKKEDYDINDIVGRTGIEYTMEHELQGTKGKKTIYKDSVGRIRQTKDETDSSAGNDVYLNQDADLQVGIYHLIEQSLAGVLIKTIVNGDYKTGANTDGSNMKIPVKDAYYQLINNNVLSLKELEDADASVVEKSIYSKYISSQKQIFANLKNELMSDHPTPMKDLPEDMKAYMFYIYTYLSGPTVAIIKEDQVDTSSEEYQAWKSNETSLREYLYYGIANGWVDTTKLETGSKYTNADDTFEQLINYVLTNLEGDRNFTKRIYRYLINDDVITGQELCLALYDQGVLKDDGQDAAQLRATGDAYSFLLKKLSTLEITPAQLALSPCNAGVVVTNDKTGEVLALVSYPGYDNNRIGDGTYFSQLQADMSLPLYNNATQTRKAPGSTFKPITAVAALEEHAITTDETINCTGIYTDVEPPIKCWIYSGHHGPLNIVGGIENSCNFLFADLGHRLSTDAGGVYSPDLGLDVLRTYATKFGLDHKSGVEIAELDPQISKEAPERSAMGQGSHAYTNVQLSRYVAAIANRGTVFELSLLDKTTDSEGNLIQDYTPKISSHIDAATTTWDTVQQGMREVIANGSTKRLFQDLEVEIAGKTGTAQEARNKPNHAFFISYAPYDNPEICVTVNIPYGYSSSNAANIAKNVYKYYYGYTDLESIVNAGALDAAKVNIRD; this is encoded by the coding sequence TTGTTTAGGGATTTATTGGACATCGTTTCTGAGTTTTTAAAAAAAGCTGTATCATCCCGGCTTTTCGTACTTGGAATCATTTGTTTTGCCATGTATGCCGGCTTAATTAACAAGCTGTTCCATATGCAGATTATCAATGGAGAAAAGGCCCTTAATGAATATTTCCAGATAACGGAGCAGACCATCACCACAGCTGGTACAAGAGGCAATATTTATGACAGGAATGGCAAGGTCTTAGCTTATAACAAGCTGGCTTATTCGGTGACGGTTCAGGATAACGGAGCCTATAAAACTGCAGCCGCCAGAAATAATATGTACTTGAACCTGGTGAGAATCCTTCAGAAGCATAAAGAGACCATTCAGAGTAAATTTGAAGTGGCCATAGACTCAAATGGAGATATGGTTTATACCTCATCCTCTGAAACGTCAAGAAAAAGGTTCCTTCGTGATTATTACGGATTAAAAAGTGTAGACGAGCTTGATGACGAAAAGGGGAAGTATCCCTCGAATTTAAGCGCAAGAGAGCTGTTTGATTGGGCCTGCAAAGAAAATAGCTTAAAGGATTTCAAAGACTCAAAAGGTAACATAATCACTTTAACGGACCAGGAAGCCCTTGATATTATTAATATTAAATATGCACTGCGTCTCATGTCCTACCGGAAATATGAGGCGACGACAGTAGCCTCCCAGGTCAGTGATGAGACAGTAGCAGATATCTTGGAGCATCTTAGGGACTTACAGGGAGTTAGTGTAGAAGAAACTACAATTCGTGCCTATAATTACAGCATTCCATTTGCCCCTATTATTGGTTATACCGGAAAGGTACCTGAGGATCAGTTGGAGGATCTTCAGAAGAAGAAAGAGGACTATGATATTAACGATATCGTAGGACGTACCGGAATTGAATACACCATGGAACATGAACTCCAGGGAACCAAGGGCAAAAAGACCATATACAAAGACAGCGTAGGAAGAATCCGTCAAACCAAGGACGAAACAGATTCTTCTGCTGGAAATGATGTTTATTTAAATCAGGATGCAGACCTTCAGGTTGGTATTTATCATTTGATTGAACAGTCTTTAGCAGGTGTTCTCATAAAAACCATTGTGAATGGTGATTATAAAACAGGGGCTAATACTGATGGTTCTAATATGAAAATCCCTGTTAAGGATGCTTATTATCAGCTGATCAATAACAATGTACTGTCCTTAAAGGAACTGGAGGATGCCGATGCTTCAGTGGTTGAAAAGAGTATTTATTCCAAATACATATCTTCTCAAAAACAGATATTCGCAAATTTAAAAAACGAATTAATGAGTGACCATCCCACACCGATGAAGGATCTGCCGGAAGATATGAAAGCTTATATGTTTTATATCTATACTTATTTGTCAGGTCCCACGGTTGCTATCATCAAAGAAGATCAGGTGGATACTTCAAGTGAAGAATACCAGGCCTGGAAATCCAATGAAACGAGTCTCAGGGAATATCTTTATTATGGAATTGCAAATGGCTGGGTGGATACCACAAAGCTTGAAACCGGTTCCAAATATACCAATGCGGATGATACCTTTGAACAGCTAATTAATTATGTACTGACCAATCTGGAAGGGGACCGTAACTTTACCAAGAGGATTTACCGTTACCTGATTAATGATGATGTTATTACCGGTCAGGAATTGTGCCTCGCCCTGTACGACCAGGGAGTATTAAAGGATGATGGTCAGGATGCGGCTCAGCTAAGAGCTACCGGAGATGCTTACTCCTTTCTATTAAAAAAGCTGTCCACCTTGGAGATTACACCGGCCCAGCTGGCATTATCGCCCTGTAACGCTGGTGTTGTAGTGACCAATGATAAAACAGGGGAAGTACTGGCATTGGTTTCTTATCCTGGGTATGACAACAACAGGATTGGAGATGGAACCTATTTCAGTCAGCTTCAGGCAGACATGTCTCTGCCCCTTTATAACAATGCGACTCAGACGAGAAAAGCACCAGGTTCGACCTTTAAGCCGATTACCGCAGTTGCAGCGCTGGAAGAACATGCCATTACAACCGATGAGACTATAAACTGTACCGGTATCTATACCGATGTGGAACCGCCAATTAAATGCTGGATTTATTCCGGACATCACGGCCCTTTGAATATAGTAGGTGGAATAGAAAATTCCTGTAACTTTTTATTTGCGGATTTAGGGCATCGTTTGTCAACGGATGCCGGAGGCGTATACTCCCCAGATTTGGGCCTTGATGTTTTACGCACTTACGCAACCAAGTTCGGACTGGATCATAAGTCCGGCGTAGAAATTGCAGAGCTTGATCCTCAGATTTCCAAAGAAGCTCCCGAGCGTTCTGCCATGGGTCAGGGAAGCCATGCGTACACCAATGTACAGCTTTCCAGATATGTGGCAGCCATCGCAAACAGGGGAACCGTTTTTGAACTCAGCTTACTTGATAAAACAACGGATTCTGAAGGCAATCTGATACAAGATTATACCCCTAAGATTTCTTCTCATATTGACGCGGCGACAACAACGTGGGATACTGTACAACAGGGAATGAGAGAAGTGATTGCAAATGGTTCAACCAAAAGGTTGTTTCAAGACCTTGAAGTGGAGATTGCAGGTAAGACAGGTACCGCTCAGGAAGCCCGCAACAAACCCAACCATGCTTTCTTCATTTCTTATGCGCCATATGACAATCCGGAAATCTGTGTTACTGTGAATATTCCGTATGGCTACTCATCATCCAATGCGGCCAATATTGCGAAGAATGTTTACAAATACTACTATGGTTATACTGACTTAGAATCCATTGTAAACGCGGGTGCCCTGGATGCAGCGAAAGTCAATATTCGCGATTAA
- the minC gene encoding septum site-determining protein MinC — translation MHNTVVIKSNRAGMTVILDPDIPFPQLLSDIGKKFGDNSKFWGSVQMTLTLEGRQLTSEEEFAIINQITNNSNVEIICIVDTDANRLERCEKALNEKLMELSCQTGQFFKGNLQNGETLESESSIVIIGDVCKGAKVLAKGNVIVLGKLTGTVCAGVAGNKSALITALDMAPIQLRIADCTSGLDGRGRRLGRGPMKAYLENNKVIVKPMKKSMEIFHKLR, via the coding sequence ATGCATAATACCGTAGTAATTAAGAGCAACAGAGCAGGTATGACTGTCATCCTGGACCCCGACATCCCTTTCCCTCAGCTTCTTTCTGATATTGGGAAAAAATTCGGGGATAATTCAAAATTCTGGGGATCAGTACAAATGACCCTGACTCTAGAAGGCAGGCAATTAACTTCTGAAGAAGAATTCGCAATCATCAATCAGATTACGAATAACTCCAATGTGGAAATCATCTGTATTGTCGATACAGATGCGAACCGGTTGGAACGATGTGAAAAAGCACTGAATGAGAAACTTATGGAGCTGTCCTGTCAGACTGGCCAGTTCTTTAAAGGTAATTTGCAAAATGGAGAGACCTTGGAATCGGAATCCAGTATTGTCATTATTGGAGACGTGTGCAAAGGTGCAAAGGTTCTTGCTAAGGGAAATGTCATTGTTCTTGGCAAGTTAACAGGAACCGTATGTGCCGGGGTAGCAGGTAATAAGAGCGCACTGATCACCGCTCTTGATATGGCTCCTATACAGCTTCGCATCGCAGACTGTACTTCAGGTCTTGATGGCCGTGGCAGGCGTTTGGGCAGGGGACCCATGAAGGCTTATCTAGAAAATAATAAGGTCATTGTTAAACCAATGAAAAAAAGTATGGAAATATTCCATAAATTAAGGTAA